The Vigna angularis cultivar LongXiaoDou No.4 chromosome 6, ASM1680809v1, whole genome shotgun sequence genome contains the following window.
GGGCATTAATCCTCCTCACACGCACCCTCGCGCCACTGAAGTCTTGACCGTTCTCGAAGGCACCTTGGAAGTTGGATTCGTCACTTCCAACCCCGAAAACCGTCACTTTAGAAAAGTTCTACAGAAGGGTGATGTGTTCGTGTTCCCGACAGGGCTCGTCCATTACCAGAGAAATGTTGGGTATGGCAATGCTGTTGCCATTGCAGCACTTAGCAACCAGAATCCGGGAGTCATCACCATTGGTAATGCAGTGTTTGGGTCTACGCCTGACATAGATAGCGACGTTCTTGCTAAGGCTTTCCATTTGGACAAGACTACCATCAACTATCTACAGTCCAAGTTCTAGACAAGATCATGCATCGGAGACATcgaatttgattaattattgcTTCCTCTGCGAGTGTTGTATTGTGTGTGTCCATTATCCAtttgtatttgttatttttcgTTAATTAAGTTCTatcatttcattaatttatagGATTGGC
Protein-coding sequences here:
- the LOC108342528 gene encoding putative germin-like protein 2-1, translating into MAIPSFFLTVLSLSLSVVLAAGTSTFQDFCVADPQEKVLVNGLACKDPKLVEANDFFFSGLHIAGNTTNPVGSKVTPVFASQLPGLNTLDISIARIDYAPTGINPPHTHPRATEVLTVLEGTLEVGFVTSNPENRHFRKVLQKGDVFVFPTGLVHYQRNVGYGNAVAIAALSNQNPGVITIGNAVFGSTPDIDSDVLAKAFHLDKTTINYLQSKF